The Sphaeramia orbicularis chromosome 16, fSphaOr1.1, whole genome shotgun sequence genome window below encodes:
- the azi2 gene encoding 5-azacytidine-induced protein 2 isoform X2, with the protein MEPLAVDDDICILKCETASSAAGESPVSVCAGDESVASHFALVTAYEDIKKRLRDTERENTLLRKRVKQLEDKLFRPEALPPEGPQYVNKAFSAYRGIYIEKEDLQMELNKLKKEKSESERLLTEQLQAKELELLQLRTEMETSQVMKSLNSPQDYWQVDRLSTELKIHKLQEELERVTLENSRLLERSGEEPHGLNGPDLDQTSGAKYNARERNMQQTYEALCCEVSRLHSELKHQTGLIRKLRPFISEMRQGSSTVPIQCLDDVEKNNNHPVPRASVPRPPSAPPLPSCSGRPCPPVGVPSGTLLPDSLRDDCWYNRPWPSQHCSAEALVGSDTCSVVLPPPPLNQASLDDSSRSFPSPPKPSDAMFWEAHSAASNSSSSMGNCSPRSPPNTEWAKPY; encoded by the exons ATGGAGCCCCTGGCAGTGGATGATGACATTTGTATCCTTAAATGTGAGACAGCCTCTTCTGCAGCCGGCGAGAGCCCTGTATCGGTTTGCGCAGGTGATGAATCCGTCGCCTCCCACTTCGCCCTGGTCACAGCCTATGAGGACATCAAAAAGCGGCTGAGAGACACCGAGCGTGAGAATACCTTGCTGAGGAAGCGGGTTAAGCAGCTGGAAGATAAG CTCTTTAGGCCAGAGGCACTTCCTCCAGAGGGACCCCAGTATGTGAACAAAGCTTTCAGTGCTTACAGAGGTATCTATATAGAGAAGGAGGATTTGCAGATGGAGCTTAACAAACTG AAAAAGGAGAAGAGTGAGAGTGAGAGGTTGCTGACAGAGCAGCTACAGGCCAAAGAGTTGGAGCTGCTTCAGCTGAGGACGGAGATGGAGACCAGCCAAG tgatGAAGAGTCTGAACAGCCCTCAGGACTACTGGCAGGTAGACAGGCTCAGCACTGAGCTGAAGATCCATAAACTGCAGGAGGAGCTGGAGAGAGTGACACTGGAAAACAGCAGACTACTGGAGAGGAGTGGG GAGGAACCCCATGGCCTTAATGGACCAGACTTGGACCAGACCTCTGGGGCAAAGTATAATGCCAG GGAGAGGAACATGCAGCAGACGTACGAGGCTTTGTGCTGCGAGGTCTCACGTCTCCATTCAGAGCTGAAGCACCAAACGGGCCTGATTAGGAAACTAAGGCCGTTTATCAGTGAGATGAGACAAG GCTCCTCAACAGTTCCAATCCAGTGTCTGGATGACGTAGAGAAGAACAACAACCACCCGGTCCCCCGAGCGTCAGTGCCTCGCCCCCCCAGCGCCCCTCCGCTCCCGTCTTGCTCCGGCCGCCCCTGCCCCCCCGTCGGTGTCCCATCAGGCACCCTGCTGCCGGACAGCCTGAGAGACGACTGCTGGTACAACCGGCCGTGGCCTTCCCAGCACTGTTCAGCGGAGGCTCTGGTCGGGAGTGACACCTGCTCCGTCGTCCTCCCCCCGCCTCCCCTCAACCAGGCATCGCTGGACGACAGCTCTCGGTCCTTCCCCAGTCCCCCCAAGCCCAGTGACGCTATGTTCTGGGAGGCACACTCTGCTGCCTCTAACTCCTCGTCCTCTATGGGGAACTGCAGTCCCCGGAGCCCTCCCAACACAGAGTGGGCCAAGCCCTACTGA
- the azi2 gene encoding 5-azacytidine-induced protein 2 isoform X1 yields MEPLAVDDDICILKCETASSAAGESPVSVCAGDESVASHFALVTAYEDIKKRLRDTERENTLLRKRVKQLEDKLFRPEALPPEGPQYVNKAFSAYRGIYIEKEDLQMELNKLKKEKSESERLLTEQLQAKELELLQLRTEMETSQGTVMKSLNSPQDYWQVDRLSTELKIHKLQEELERVTLENSRLLERSGEEPHGLNGPDLDQTSGAKYNARERNMQQTYEALCCEVSRLHSELKHQTGLIRKLRPFISEMRQGSSTVPIQCLDDVEKNNNHPVPRASVPRPPSAPPLPSCSGRPCPPVGVPSGTLLPDSLRDDCWYNRPWPSQHCSAEALVGSDTCSVVLPPPPLNQASLDDSSRSFPSPPKPSDAMFWEAHSAASNSSSSMGNCSPRSPPNTEWAKPY; encoded by the exons ATGGAGCCCCTGGCAGTGGATGATGACATTTGTATCCTTAAATGTGAGACAGCCTCTTCTGCAGCCGGCGAGAGCCCTGTATCGGTTTGCGCAGGTGATGAATCCGTCGCCTCCCACTTCGCCCTGGTCACAGCCTATGAGGACATCAAAAAGCGGCTGAGAGACACCGAGCGTGAGAATACCTTGCTGAGGAAGCGGGTTAAGCAGCTGGAAGATAAG CTCTTTAGGCCAGAGGCACTTCCTCCAGAGGGACCCCAGTATGTGAACAAAGCTTTCAGTGCTTACAGAGGTATCTATATAGAGAAGGAGGATTTGCAGATGGAGCTTAACAAACTG AAAAAGGAGAAGAGTGAGAGTGAGAGGTTGCTGACAGAGCAGCTACAGGCCAAAGAGTTGGAGCTGCTTCAGCTGAGGACGGAGATGGAGACCAGCCAAGGTACAG tgatGAAGAGTCTGAACAGCCCTCAGGACTACTGGCAGGTAGACAGGCTCAGCACTGAGCTGAAGATCCATAAACTGCAGGAGGAGCTGGAGAGAGTGACACTGGAAAACAGCAGACTACTGGAGAGGAGTGGG GAGGAACCCCATGGCCTTAATGGACCAGACTTGGACCAGACCTCTGGGGCAAAGTATAATGCCAG GGAGAGGAACATGCAGCAGACGTACGAGGCTTTGTGCTGCGAGGTCTCACGTCTCCATTCAGAGCTGAAGCACCAAACGGGCCTGATTAGGAAACTAAGGCCGTTTATCAGTGAGATGAGACAAG GCTCCTCAACAGTTCCAATCCAGTGTCTGGATGACGTAGAGAAGAACAACAACCACCCGGTCCCCCGAGCGTCAGTGCCTCGCCCCCCCAGCGCCCCTCCGCTCCCGTCTTGCTCCGGCCGCCCCTGCCCCCCCGTCGGTGTCCCATCAGGCACCCTGCTGCCGGACAGCCTGAGAGACGACTGCTGGTACAACCGGCCGTGGCCTTCCCAGCACTGTTCAGCGGAGGCTCTGGTCGGGAGTGACACCTGCTCCGTCGTCCTCCCCCCGCCTCCCCTCAACCAGGCATCGCTGGACGACAGCTCTCGGTCCTTCCCCAGTCCCCCCAAGCCCAGTGACGCTATGTTCTGGGAGGCACACTCTGCTGCCTCTAACTCCTCGTCCTCTATGGGGAACTGCAGTCCCCGGAGCCCTCCCAACACAGAGTGGGCCAAGCCCTACTGA